Part of the Thermococcus sp. LS1 genome, CCAGTCATCGACGAAAGCAAATGTATAAAGTGCTATATTTGCTGGAAGTTTTGTCCAGAGCCTTCAATATACATAAAGGAAGATGGTTATGTCGCAGTGGACTATGATTATTGTAAGGGCTGTGGAATTTGTGCAAATGAATGCCCAACTAAA contains:
- a CDS encoding 4Fe-4S binding protein — encoded protein: PVIDESKCIKCYICWKFCPEPSIYIKEDGYVAVDYDYCKGCGICANECPTKAIEMVRESK